A window from Setaria italica strain Yugu1 chromosome VIII, Setaria_italica_v2.0, whole genome shotgun sequence encodes these proteins:
- the LOC101786807 gene encoding cytochrome P450 94C1, with protein sequence MDLPWAAQCAGMAFSAFSLCLVALAMVLLLVRRWPWCSCHVCRAYLTGSWARDFTNLGDWYAHQLRESATGTIHVHVLGCTVTANPANVEYMLKTNFDNFPKGKTFAALLGDLLGGGIFNVDGHAWRHQRKMASLELGSVAVRSYAYKIIAQEVEARLMPVLTDAADSGAVVDLQDVFRRFAFDTICKISFGLDPGCLEREMPVSKLANAFDAATRLCAMRGAAASPLLWKVKRMLNVGSERELKKAIKLVNELAAAMIRERRKLGFANSHDLLSRFMASAGDAHAVDDKYLRDIVVSFLLAGRDTVSSALTTLFMLLSKNPAVAAAMRAEAGGDDSTPVTYEHLKSLHYTHAVLYENMRLFPPVQFDSKFCAAADVLPDGTYVSGGARVMYHPYSMGRMPRIWGADHGVFRPDRWLTGAGGSFVPESLYKYPVFQAGLRVCLGKELAITEMKAVAVAVVRGFDVEVVGESGSGACAPKFVSGLTASISGGLPVRIRRVRK encoded by the coding sequence ATGGACTTGCCATGGGCAGCGCAGTGCGCGGGCATGGCCTTCTCAGCCTTCTCCCTCTGCTTGGTGGCGCTGGCCATGGTGCTCCTGCTCGTGCGCCGGTGGCCATGGTGCAGCTGCCATGTCTGCCGAGCCTACCTCACCGGGTCGTGGGCGAGAGACTTCACCAACCTCGGCGACTGGTACGCCCACCAGCTCCGGGAGTCGGCCACCGGCACCATCCACGTCCACGTCCTCGGCTGCACCGTCACCGCCAACCCGGCCAACGTCGAGTACATGCTCAAGACCAACTTCGACAACTTCCCCAAGGGCAAGACCTTCGCCGCGCTCCTTGGcgacctcctcggcggcggcatctTCAACGTCGACGGCCACGCCTGGCGCCACCAGCGCAAGATGGCCAGCCTCGAGCTCGGCAGCGTCGCCGTCCGCTCCTACGCCTACAAGATCATCGCCCAGGAGGTGGAGGCCCGCCTCATGCCAGTCCTCACCGACGCCGCCGACAgcggcgccgtcgtcgaccTGCAGGACGTGTTCCGGCGCTTCGCCTTCGACACCATCTGCAAGATCTCCTTCGGCCTCGACCCGGGCTGCCTCGAGCGGGAAATGCCCGTGTCCAAGCTCGCCAACGCGTTCGACGCCGCGACGCGGCTCTGCGCcatgcgcggcgcggcggcgtcgccgctgCTGTGGAAGGTGAAGCGCATGCTCAACGTCGGGTCCGAGAGGGAGCTCAAGAAGGCCATCAAGCTCGTCAACGAGCTCGCGGCGGCGATGATCCGGGAGCGCCGGAAGCTGGGCTTCGCCAACAGCCATGATCTCCTGTCCCGGTTCATGGCCTCGGCCGGCGACGCGCACGCCGTGGACGACAAGTACCTCCGTGACATCGTGGTCAGCTTCCTCCTCGCCGGGCGCGACACGGTGTCCTCCGCGCTCACCACGCTCTTCATGCTCCTATCCAAGAACCCCGCTGTGGCCGCCGCCATGCGCGCCGAGGCCGGTGGCGACGACTCGACGCCGGTGACCTACGAGCACCTCAAGAGCCTGCACTACACCCACGCCGTGCTGTACGAGAACATGCGCCTGTTCCCGCCGGTGCAGTTCGACTCCAAgttctgcgccgccgccgacgtgctccccgacggcacctacgtgtccggcggcgcgcgcgtgaTGTACCACCCCTACTCCATGGGCCGCATGCCGCGTATCTGGGGGGCCGACCACGGCGTGTTCCGGCCAGACCGGTGGCTCACCGGCGCTGGAGGGTCCTTCGTGCCGGAGAGCCTGTACAAGTACCCGGTGTTCCAGGCGGGCCTCCGTGTGTGCCTCGGCAAGGAGCTTGCCATCACCGAGATGAAGGCGGTCGCCGTGGCGGTGGTGAGAGGGTTCGACGTCGAGGTCGTCGGGGAGAGTGGCAGCGGCGCCTGCGCGCCAAAGTTCGTGTCGGGGCTCACCGCGTCCATCAGTGGCGGGCTCCCAGTGAGGATTAGGAGAGTTAGAAAATAG